One genomic window of Borreliella burgdorferi B31 includes the following:
- the ftsA gene encoding cell division protein FtsA produces the protein MSRNLIVGLDVGTSKICTVVAEVNLNDQLEIVGIGTSISRGVRKGVLINIEAALDSISNSIEAAELISGCDITSLSVSMSGSSVEGTNSRGVVAINSKTREINEEDVERVIEAAKAIVIPMDREILHVIPQEFIVDGIPHIKNPIDMMGIRLEGEVHIITGSSSSSQNLVRCVNRAGFAVDEVVLGSLASSYATLSKEEREMGVLFIDMGKGTTDIILYIDGSPYYTGVIPIGVNRVTLDIAQVWKVPEDVAENIKITAGIAHPSILESQMETVIIPNLGTRPPQEKSRKELSVIINSRLREIFEMMKAEILKRGLYNKINGGIVLTGGGALFPGISNLIEEVFNYPARIGLPMSINGIGEEHIDPKFSSALGLVLYKHEQQKFNKLKKVSSKVKRKNKISSKLKGWFLKEWF, from the coding sequence GTGTCTAGGAATTTGATAGTAGGTTTAGATGTTGGAACTTCAAAAATTTGTACTGTTGTTGCCGAGGTGAATTTAAATGATCAATTAGAAATAGTTGGAATAGGCACTAGTATATCAAGAGGAGTTAGGAAGGGAGTTTTAATAAATATTGAGGCGGCTCTTGATTCAATATCTAATTCTATTGAGGCTGCAGAGCTCATCTCAGGATGTGACATTACATCACTTTCAGTTTCTATGTCTGGAAGTAGTGTTGAGGGGACTAATTCACGCGGTGTTGTTGCAATAAATTCAAAAACAAGAGAGATTAACGAAGAAGATGTTGAAAGGGTAATCGAAGCGGCAAAGGCAATTGTTATTCCAATGGATAGAGAAATTCTTCATGTTATTCCTCAAGAATTTATTGTAGATGGAATACCCCATATAAAAAATCCAATAGATATGATGGGTATTCGTCTTGAAGGAGAGGTGCACATTATTACGGGCTCTAGTTCTTCTAGTCAGAATTTAGTCAGATGCGTAAATCGAGCTGGCTTTGCCGTTGATGAGGTTGTTCTTGGAAGTCTAGCTTCATCTTATGCAACTCTTTCTAAAGAAGAGCGTGAGATGGGGGTTTTATTTATTGATATGGGCAAAGGGACAACAGATATTATTCTTTATATTGATGGTTCTCCTTATTATACGGGTGTAATTCCCATTGGTGTTAATAGAGTGACTCTTGATATTGCGCAAGTTTGGAAGGTTCCTGAGGATGTTGCTGAAAATATTAAAATAACAGCTGGCATTGCTCATCCGTCTATTCTTGAGAGTCAAATGGAAACTGTAATTATTCCAAATCTTGGAACTCGACCCCCTCAAGAAAAAAGTAGAAAAGAGTTGTCTGTAATAATTAATTCAAGACTGAGAGAAATTTTTGAAATGATGAAAGCGGAAATACTTAAGCGCGGACTTTATAATAAAATTAATGGTGGAATAGTTTTAACAGGCGGAGGAGCTTTATTCCCAGGCATTTCTAATTTAATAGAAGAGGTATTTAATTATCCTGCAAGAATAGGTTTGCCAATGAGTATTAATGGAATTGGAGAAGAGCATATAGACCCCAAGTTTTCTTCAGCTCTTGGTCTTGTTCTTTATAAGCACGAGCAACAAAAATTCAATAAATTAAAGAAGGTAAGCAGTAAAGTTAAAAGAAAAAATAAAATATCTTCAAAGTTGAAAGGTTGGTTTTTGAAAGAATGGTTTTGA
- the hslV gene encoding ATP-dependent protease subunit HslV yields MSFKGTTVIAIKKNGKTVVAADGQVTFGHTVLKSNAIKIRKLLNGKILAGFAGSTSDAITLFEKFEEKIKAKGDGLIDIKRAAVDLAKDWRSDKILHKLEAMMLVADSNNILLISGTGDVVEPEEDVISIGSGGNYAYSAALAYMENKKLSAFEVALRSLKIAARVCIYTNSNIVLEEIENE; encoded by the coding sequence ATGAGCTTTAAAGGAACCACAGTTATTGCAATAAAAAAAAATGGTAAGACTGTGGTGGCAGCAGATGGACAAGTAACTTTTGGACATACTGTTTTAAAGAGTAATGCTATTAAAATACGAAAATTGCTTAATGGGAAAATTTTGGCAGGATTTGCAGGTTCAACATCTGATGCAATTACTCTTTTTGAAAAATTTGAAGAAAAAATCAAAGCAAAAGGTGATGGCTTGATTGACATTAAAAGGGCGGCTGTTGACCTTGCAAAAGATTGGCGTTCTGACAAAATACTGCATAAGCTTGAGGCTATGATGCTTGTTGCTGATTCTAACAATATTCTTTTGATTTCTGGTACTGGTGATGTTGTTGAGCCTGAAGAGGATGTTATTTCGATTGGCAGTGGTGGTAATTATGCATATTCAGCAGCTCTTGCTTACATGGAGAACAAAAAATTAAGCGCTTTTGAGGTTGCACTTAGATCTTTAAAAATAGCAGCAAGAGTGTGTATATATACTAATTCTAATATTGTGCTTGAGGAGATTGAAAATGAATAA
- the mraY gene encoding phospho-N-acetylmuramoyl-pentapeptide-transferase has product MFYLLGLRLLKYITFRMAYATIFAFLLSLIVGPYIILKLKKLRADQILREDGPKRHLSEKAGIPTMGGILIFFCVFISLVFWSNILNVYFLIMVFVMLGFAFLGFIDDFLKIKKKTSDGLKARFKIYGQIIFSFFSVGILYYFGGEHVSVIYFPFIKSFQIDLGLFYIPFGMFILISASNSFNLTDGLDGLAIGLSIVITGALIIIAYLTSRADFAAYLHIPNIKGSEELVIFLGALLGGSFGFLWFNAYPAKIMMGDTGSLALGAILGMAALILKSEILFSILAGVFIIETMSVIIQVLVYKKTKKRVFKMAPLHHHFEELGWSEMQVVIRFWIIGLIFAIIALSTIKIR; this is encoded by the coding sequence ATGTTTTACCTTTTAGGTTTGCGTTTGCTCAAATATATTACCTTTAGAATGGCTTATGCTACAATTTTTGCATTTTTACTTTCTTTGATTGTGGGCCCTTATATTATTTTAAAGTTAAAAAAATTAAGAGCTGATCAGATTTTAAGAGAAGATGGCCCTAAAAGACATTTAAGTGAAAAAGCAGGAATTCCTACCATGGGGGGCATTCTTATTTTTTTTTGTGTTTTTATCTCTTTAGTATTTTGGAGCAACATTTTAAATGTTTATTTTTTGATTATGGTTTTTGTTATGCTGGGATTTGCTTTTTTGGGCTTTATAGATGATTTTTTAAAAATTAAAAAGAAAACCTCAGATGGACTTAAAGCTCGATTTAAGATTTATGGACAAATAATATTTTCCTTTTTTTCTGTTGGCATTTTATATTATTTTGGTGGTGAGCATGTTAGTGTAATCTATTTTCCTTTTATTAAGTCTTTTCAAATAGATTTGGGGTTATTTTACATTCCTTTTGGCATGTTTATTTTAATTTCTGCTTCTAATTCTTTCAATCTAACAGATGGGCTTGATGGACTTGCAATTGGATTGAGTATAGTTATAACAGGGGCTTTAATAATAATAGCTTACCTTACAAGTAGGGCTGATTTTGCAGCTTATTTACATATTCCAAATATTAAAGGTTCTGAAGAGCTTGTAATATTTCTTGGGGCCTTGCTTGGGGGTAGTTTTGGATTTTTGTGGTTTAATGCCTATCCTGCTAAAATTATGATGGGAGATACAGGTAGTCTGGCTTTGGGGGCCATTCTTGGAATGGCAGCTTTGATTTTAAAAAGTGAAATACTTTTTTCAATTCTTGCGGGTGTTTTTATTATTGAAACTATGTCTGTAATTATTCAAGTTTTGGTTTACAAAAAAACTAAAAAAAGAGTATTTAAAATGGCTCCACTTCATCATCATTTTGAAGAACTTGGGTGGTCTGAAATGCAAGTTGTTATTAGATTTTGGATAATAGGGTTAATATTTGCTATAATTGCTTTAAGCACGATAAAAATCAGATAA
- a CDS encoding tetratricopeptide repeat protein: protein MKILWLIILVNLFLSCGNESKEKSNLGLRLRELEISGGGSESKIEVYKEFIEKEDKNILKIVNSIDKKARFFNLIGLEFFKLGQYGPAIEYFAKNLEINPNNYLSHFYIGVASYNLAKNLRVKDEVEKYIILAENSFLKSLSIRDDFKDSLFAISNMYVYDLDKQLEAKNYLNKLGDMGEDYFEFLMLRGANYYSLGDLGNAILFYDKASKKASTEEQKEGVSRIMSNLK from the coding sequence ATGAAAATTTTGTGGTTAATAATTCTTGTTAATTTATTTTTATCTTGTGGCAATGAATCTAAAGAAAAATCAAATCTTGGTCTTAGATTAAGAGAATTGGAAATTTCAGGTGGTGGATCTGAATCTAAGATTGAAGTTTATAAAGAATTTATTGAAAAAGAAGATAAGAATATTTTAAAGATAGTTAATTCCATTGATAAGAAAGCCAGATTTTTTAATTTAATTGGTCTTGAATTTTTTAAGCTTGGTCAGTACGGACCTGCTATTGAATATTTTGCTAAAAATTTAGAAATCAATCCCAATAATTATTTATCTCATTTTTATATAGGTGTTGCTTCTTATAATTTAGCTAAAAATTTAAGAGTAAAAGATGAAGTTGAAAAATACATAATTCTTGCTGAAAATTCTTTTTTAAAATCACTTTCAATTAGAGATGATTTTAAAGATTCTCTTTTTGCCATTTCTAATATGTACGTATATGATCTTGATAAACAACTTGAAGCTAAAAATTATTTAAATAAACTTGGTGATATGGGTGAGGACTATTTTGAGTTTTTAATGTTAAGAGGTGCAAATTATTATTCGCTGGGCGATCTTGGTAATGCTATATTGTTTTATGATAAAGCTAGTAAAAAGGCTTCAACTGAAGAGCAAAAAGAAGGTGTTTCTAGGATCATGAGTAATTTGAAGTAA
- the flgC gene encoding flagellar basal body rod protein FlgC yields the protein MGLFSSINVASTGLTAQRLRIDVISNNIANVSTSRTPDGGPYRRQRIIFAPRVNNPYWKGPFIPDYLDNGIGQGVRVASIEKDKSPLKLKYDPAHPDSISSGDKKGYVELPNVNLVEEMVDMISASRAYEANSTVINSSKSMFRSALAILQG from the coding sequence ATGGGATTGTTTTCAAGCATTAATGTAGCTTCAACGGGATTAACAGCACAAAGGTTAAGGATTGATGTTATTTCTAATAACATTGCAAATGTTTCTACTTCTAGAACTCCTGATGGTGGACCTTATAGAAGGCAAAGGATTATTTTTGCACCAAGGGTTAATAATCCTTATTGGAAAGGGCCTTTTATTCCGGATTATCTTGATAATGGCATTGGTCAAGGAGTTAGGGTTGCTAGCATTGAAAAAGATAAATCTCCATTAAAGTTAAAATATGATCCAGCTCACCCCGATTCAATAAGTTCTGGAGATAAAAAGGGTTATGTAGAGCTTCCCAATGTTAATTTAGTTGAAGAAATGGTAGATATGATTTCAGCTTCTCGTGCTTATGAGGCAAATTCTACTGTCATCAATAGTAGTAAGTCTATGTTTAGAAGTGCGTTAGCTATACTTCAAGGCTAA
- the hslU gene encoding HslU--HslV peptidase ATPase subunit gives MNKLEEHYIVPKDVVAELDKYIIGQDEAKKLVSIALVNRYIRSRLPKEIKDEVMPKNIIMIGSTGIGKTEIARRLSKLIKAPFIKVEATKYTEVGYVGRDVESMVRDLMSIAVNMVKEEMYSTVRDDALVRTEERIVDSLFKGSSNSENMDPNEIKAEEKVKEKLRKKLRAGELDDTTIEIQISSKMPFSTIEIFTGGNFEEIDMGIGGLLGNIFDRKKKRELKIKKAKEIILAEELEKLVDHENISDIAKSKVENMGIIFIDEIDKIAAKNRSGNDVSREGVQRDILPIIEGSKVNTKYGIVDTSHILFIAAGAFNLAKPSDLIPELQGRFPIKVELKSLSIDDLKKILKQTKNSLIKQYVAMFKVYDLDLKFSEEAIDRIAELTFNMNLESENLGARRLHGVMEIVLADLFFEVPGSKLKKFEINLDYVNKKIQINEQKDLNYYII, from the coding sequence ATGAATAAATTAGAAGAGCACTATATAGTTCCCAAAGATGTAGTTGCAGAACTTGATAAATATATAATAGGTCAAGACGAAGCTAAAAAATTAGTATCAATTGCTCTTGTTAATAGATATATAAGGTCTAGGCTTCCAAAAGAAATAAAAGATGAGGTAATGCCTAAAAACATTATTATGATTGGATCAACTGGCATTGGGAAGACCGAGATTGCAAGAAGACTTTCTAAATTAATTAAAGCTCCTTTTATTAAAGTTGAGGCTACAAAATATACTGAGGTTGGTTATGTTGGTCGTGATGTTGAATCTATGGTTAGAGATTTAATGAGCATTGCAGTTAATATGGTAAAAGAAGAGATGTATAGTACTGTAAGAGATGATGCTTTAGTAAGAACAGAGGAGAGAATAGTTGATAGTCTTTTTAAGGGATCTAGTAATTCTGAGAATATGGATCCAAATGAAATAAAGGCGGAAGAAAAGGTAAAAGAGAAGCTTAGAAAAAAGCTTAGAGCAGGTGAGCTTGATGATACTACTATTGAAATACAAATTTCTAGTAAAATGCCATTTTCTACAATAGAAATATTTACGGGTGGTAATTTTGAAGAGATTGATATGGGAATTGGCGGTTTGCTGGGTAATATATTTGATAGAAAAAAGAAAAGAGAATTGAAGATTAAAAAAGCAAAGGAAATAATATTAGCAGAAGAGCTTGAGAAATTGGTCGATCACGAAAACATTTCAGATATTGCAAAATCTAAAGTTGAAAATATGGGAATTATTTTTATTGATGAGATCGATAAAATAGCTGCTAAGAATAGGAGTGGCAATGATGTGTCCAGAGAAGGTGTTCAAAGAGATATTTTGCCAATTATTGAAGGTTCTAAAGTTAATACAAAATATGGAATAGTTGATACTTCTCATATTTTATTTATTGCAGCAGGAGCATTTAATTTAGCTAAACCTTCTGATTTAATACCCGAGCTTCAAGGAAGATTTCCTATTAAGGTTGAACTTAAGAGCTTAAGCATAGACGATTTGAAAAAAATTTTAAAACAAACAAAAAATTCTTTAATAAAACAATATGTTGCGATGTTTAAGGTTTATGATTTAGATTTAAAGTTTAGTGAGGAAGCTATAGATAGAATTGCAGAGCTTACTTTTAATATGAATCTTGAGAGTGAAAATCTTGGTGCCAGAAGACTTCACGGTGTTATGGAAATAGTGCTTGCAGATCTTTTTTTTGAAGTGCCTGGCAGTAAGTTGAAAAAATTTGAAATAAACTTGGACTATGTTAATAAAAAAATACAAATTAACGAACAAAAAGATTTGAATTATTATATAATTTAG
- a CDS encoding cell division protein FtsQ/DivIB yields MIFERKFLIKYIYFLTSLIFFEIIIIIFASPYFLIRYISINNDISLSKEDIIKISGIKPNTYYHNANVRIYEENLKKDLRVKNVKVDLKFPNKINIKIEKRIPIAVALENVNGNITYYCIASDGVILEKSKHLIYDLPVISGLVLNDNNVGDFLEDRMLNIVRGLDYLKINQKYLYNLISEVNFLKLNFYDYNVILYIKSIYNKILITVDMNLMDVMHKVFLAVNLLKGKPGVIDLRSGDIILLGES; encoded by the coding sequence ATGATTTTTGAGAGAAAATTTTTAATTAAGTATATATATTTCTTGACGTCTTTAATTTTTTTTGAAATAATAATTATTATTTTTGCATCTCCTTATTTTTTGATTAGGTATATTAGTATCAATAATGATATTTCTCTTTCTAAAGAGGATATAATCAAGATTTCAGGAATCAAGCCCAATACGTATTATCATAATGCTAATGTTAGAATATATGAGGAGAATCTTAAAAAAGATTTAAGGGTAAAGAATGTTAAAGTTGATCTTAAGTTTCCCAATAAAATTAATATTAAAATAGAAAAAAGAATACCGATTGCTGTTGCTTTAGAAAACGTAAATGGTAATATTACTTATTATTGTATTGCATCAGATGGTGTAATTTTGGAAAAAAGTAAGCATTTAATTTATGATTTGCCCGTAATTAGCGGATTAGTTTTGAATGACAACAATGTAGGAGATTTTCTAGAGGATAGAATGCTTAATATTGTAAGAGGCCTTGATTATCTTAAAATAAATCAAAAATATTTGTATAATTTAATATCAGAGGTCAATTTTTTAAAATTGAATTTCTATGATTATAATGTAATTTTGTATATTAAAAGTATATATAATAAAATATTGATAACAGTTGATATGAATTTAATGGATGTGATGCATAAAGTGTTTCTTGCGGTTAATTTGCTTAAAGGAAAACCCGGCGTTATAGATTTAAGAAGTGGTGATATCATTTTGTTAGGAGAAAGTTAG
- the dprA gene encoding DNA-processing protein DprA, which translates to MKLLYIDNLKFLKGKEKLKLFNNFDFNNVIKLTQKDIESYFLKSFRRLFKLPDLKLVELQEKVIQRTKAKVAILGSKSYPNKLKRIYDPPFAIYYKGNLPDCSLLSWAVVGSRKISKTLAERTREFSSHLAKNGVEIISGFAIGADIEAHIAAINENKRTFAVIPTDIDNIYPRQNRKYVSKLLEQGGGIITETLPFDKIQNYFFAKRNRLVSGLSDAIFITYAPLKSGALITAELGLDLGLDVYVYDLDFCGDGAVKLHDFGAQEIKTVKDLYALLNIKYVDSNNIEDDSKECCNCKNVSDVLIGELLKEVCK; encoded by the coding sequence ATGAAATTGCTTTATATTGATAATTTGAAATTTTTAAAAGGCAAAGAAAAATTAAAACTTTTTAATAATTTTGATTTTAATAATGTTATTAAATTGACCCAGAAAGACATTGAGTCTTATTTTTTAAAATCATTTAGAAGATTGTTTAAGTTGCCCGATCTAAAATTAGTAGAATTACAAGAAAAAGTTATTCAAAGGACCAAAGCCAAAGTTGCTATTCTAGGGTCTAAGTCTTATCCTAATAAGCTTAAAAGAATTTATGACCCTCCTTTTGCTATTTACTACAAGGGCAATTTACCAGATTGTTCTTTATTATCTTGGGCTGTTGTTGGTTCTAGAAAAATTAGTAAAACTCTTGCTGAGAGAACAAGGGAATTTTCTTCACATCTTGCAAAGAATGGTGTAGAGATTATTTCTGGATTTGCAATTGGGGCAGATATTGAGGCTCATATAGCAGCAATAAATGAGAATAAGAGAACATTTGCTGTTATTCCAACAGATATTGACAATATTTATCCTAGGCAAAATCGAAAATATGTTTCCAAGCTTTTAGAACAAGGTGGAGGAATAATTACTGAGACTTTGCCATTTGATAAAATTCAAAATTATTTTTTTGCCAAAAGAAATAGATTGGTATCAGGTCTGTCTGATGCTATTTTTATAACATATGCACCCTTGAAATCAGGAGCTTTAATTACAGCTGAGCTTGGTCTTGACTTAGGACTTGATGTTTATGTTTATGATTTAGATTTTTGTGGTGATGGAGCTGTAAAATTGCATGATTTTGGTGCGCAAGAAATAAAAACCGTTAAGGATCTTTATGCTTTATTAAATATTAAATATGTAGATTCCAATAATATTGAAGATGATTCTAAAGAGTGTTGTAATTGTAAAAATGTATCTGATGTTCTTATTGGGGAACTTTTAAAAGAGGTATGTAAATAG
- the fliE gene encoding flagellar hook-basal body complex protein FliE produces MVRTDAFFTENNINLVKKNPLHFDVNLFSSKSNAKDNDIKTFKDVLINSITDVNKSQLNVSKVTEQAILKPSSIDVHDVVIAMSKANMNLSILKAVVERGVKAYQDIINIR; encoded by the coding sequence TTGGTGAGAACAGATGCTTTTTTTACAGAAAATAATATTAATTTGGTTAAAAAAAATCCTTTGCATTTTGATGTGAATCTTTTTAGTTCTAAAAGTAATGCCAAAGACAATGATATTAAAACTTTTAAGGATGTTTTAATAAATTCGATTACTGATGTCAACAAAAGCCAATTAAATGTTTCCAAGGTTACAGAACAAGCTATTCTTAAGCCTAGTAGCATTGATGTTCATGATGTTGTAATAGCGATGTCTAAGGCGAATATGAATTTAAGCATTTTAAAGGCTGTTGTTGAGAGAGGTGTGAAGGCTTATCAAGATATAATCAATATTCGTTAA
- the ftsW gene encoding putative lipid II flippase FtsW, which translates to MLVLLLLVAYGLVVFYTSSFFLSLELTGNPNFLFFTRLNYLFLSFMVFLVFERISLNFLKKSIFPVLIITLFLIMATFLSPSISGAKRWIFFQGVSIQPSEIFKISFTIYLSAYLSKFDPRKNNGISYWIKPMLIFAIFWVLIILQNDYSTAIYFAILFFIVLFVSNMAFSYVFAIVVTFLPVSAIFLMLEPYRVSRIFAFLNPYDDPSGKGYQIIASLNALKSGGILGKGLGMGEVKLGKLPEANSDFIFSVLGEELGFLGVLFAISLFFLFFYFGYFIAIHSNSRFKFFIAFISSLAIFLQSMMNILIAIGLLPPTGINLPFFSSGGSSIIVTMALSGLISNVSKNLSNN; encoded by the coding sequence TTGCTTGTTTTGCTGCTATTGGTAGCCTATGGCCTTGTAGTTTTTTATACTTCTTCCTTTTTTCTAAGCTTAGAATTGACAGGTAATCCAAATTTTTTATTTTTCACAAGACTTAATTATCTTTTTTTAAGTTTTATGGTTTTTCTTGTTTTTGAAAGGATTTCTTTAAATTTTTTAAAAAAATCAATATTTCCTGTATTGATTATAACTCTTTTTTTAATTATGGCAACTTTTTTATCTCCAAGTATTTCTGGAGCAAAGAGATGGATATTCTTTCAAGGTGTTAGCATTCAACCTTCTGAGATTTTTAAAATATCTTTTACTATTTATCTTTCAGCTTATTTGAGCAAGTTTGACCCAAGAAAAAACAATGGTATTTCATACTGGATAAAGCCAATGTTGATTTTTGCAATTTTTTGGGTGTTAATAATTTTGCAAAACGATTATTCAACAGCTATTTATTTTGCCATTCTTTTTTTTATTGTTTTGTTTGTTTCTAATATGGCATTTAGCTATGTTTTTGCTATTGTGGTTACTTTTTTACCAGTTTCTGCTATATTCTTGATGCTTGAACCTTATAGGGTTTCTAGAATTTTTGCCTTTCTCAATCCTTACGATGATCCTTCTGGCAAAGGTTACCAGATAATAGCATCTCTTAATGCTTTAAAAAGTGGAGGAATTTTAGGTAAAGGGCTGGGAATGGGAGAGGTAAAACTTGGAAAATTACCAGAGGCCAATTCGGATTTTATTTTTTCAGTTCTTGGAGAAGAATTAGGATTTTTAGGGGTTTTGTTTGCTATAAGCTTGTTTTTTTTGTTTTTTTACTTTGGTTATTTTATAGCTATTCATTCTAATAGTAGGTTTAAATTTTTTATTGCATTTATTTCAAGTCTTGCAATTTTTCTTCAAAGCATGATGAATATTTTAATTGCAATCGGTCTTTTGCCTCCTACAGGGATAAATTTACCATTTTTTTCATCTGGGGGATCTTCTATTATTGTTACCATGGCATTGTCTGGCCTTATTTCAAATGTTTCAAAAAATTTAAGTAATAATTGA
- the ftsZ gene encoding cell division protein FtsZ gives MKDYNMIDSHTRRFDSTTNPTILKVIGAGGGGSNAVNRMIEYGVRDVEFIVANTDLQALQTSIAPIKIALGAKVTAGLGAGGKPEIGQAAAEEDIDVIRNHLSGADMVFITAGMGGGTGTGAAPVIAQVAKELGILTVGVVTKPFKFEGPKKLRLAEQGINNLRKSVDTLIIIPNQKLLTVVDKRTTIKDAFKRADDVLRMGVQGIAGLIIEHGEVNIDFADVKSIMQGQGDALMGIGYGKGENRAVDAATSAISNPLLEEVRIEGSKGLLVNVTGGDDFSLLELEEIMGIITVSVDDEATVIYGHAINSNLEDEIYVTVVATGFASKKQKEISSTPENNTLSSKEFDTLMSGNQNAPSGSYEQQDSSFAAKSKNVNYFDDDIDVPTFLRNLNKKSSDD, from the coding sequence ATGAAAGATTATAATATGATTGATAGCCATACAAGAAGATTTGATTCTACTACAAATCCTACAATTCTTAAGGTGATTGGTGCGGGCGGAGGAGGTAGTAATGCTGTTAATCGTATGATTGAATATGGAGTAAGAGATGTTGAATTTATTGTGGCTAATACCGATCTTCAGGCTCTCCAAACTTCTATTGCTCCCATAAAAATTGCCCTTGGAGCAAAAGTTACAGCAGGGCTTGGTGCTGGGGGAAAGCCTGAGATTGGACAAGCTGCAGCAGAGGAAGACATAGATGTTATACGAAATCATCTTTCTGGTGCCGATATGGTGTTTATTACTGCTGGTATGGGGGGCGGGACAGGAACCGGAGCAGCTCCAGTTATTGCGCAAGTTGCAAAAGAGCTTGGTATTTTAACAGTTGGAGTTGTAACAAAGCCTTTTAAGTTTGAAGGTCCTAAGAAGTTGAGACTTGCTGAGCAGGGAATAAATAACTTAAGAAAGTCTGTAGATACATTGATCATTATTCCAAATCAAAAGCTTTTAACTGTTGTTGACAAAAGAACCACCATTAAAGATGCTTTTAAGCGTGCAGATGATGTTCTTAGAATGGGCGTTCAAGGTATTGCAGGGCTTATTATTGAGCATGGAGAGGTTAATATTGATTTTGCCGATGTTAAAAGCATTATGCAAGGCCAAGGAGATGCTTTAATGGGAATAGGATATGGCAAGGGCGAAAACAGAGCTGTTGATGCCGCAACTTCTGCTATTAGTAATCCATTACTTGAGGAAGTTCGTATTGAAGGGTCTAAGGGGCTTCTTGTTAATGTTACTGGCGGAGATGATTTTTCATTGCTTGAACTTGAAGAGATTATGGGGATAATCACGGTTAGTGTTGATGATGAGGCTACTGTAATATATGGTCATGCTATTAATTCGAATCTTGAAGATGAAATTTACGTTACAGTTGTTGCTACAGGTTTTGCATCTAAAAAGCAAAAAGAAATATCTAGCACACCAGAAAATAATACTTTAAGTTCCAAAGAGTTTGATACTTTAATGTCTGGCAATCAAAATGCTCCTTCTGGATCTTATGAGCAACAAGATTCTTCTTTTGCGGCAAAGTCCAAAAATGTTAATTATTTTGATGATGACATTGATGTTCCAACATTTCTTAGAAATTTAAATAAAAAAAGTAGCGATGATTAG
- the flgB gene encoding flagellar basal body rod protein FlgB: protein MNDFERSVDFSHRYLDVLSLRQSVISDNIANIDTPNFKRSKISFESELEKAFLNEDKNDLNLIKSSDKHLSGFKNLKYSDVKPHRVLDHFSTMNNNGNNVDIDSEVKALVQNQMMYHLMTNVQAHYFKSINIVLK, encoded by the coding sequence TTGAATGATTTTGAAAGATCTGTAGATTTTTCACATAGGTATTTAGATGTTTTGAGTTTAAGACAAAGCGTTATTTCTGACAATATAGCAAATATAGATACTCCAAATTTTAAAAGAAGCAAAATTTCTTTTGAATCAGAGCTTGAAAAGGCTTTTTTAAATGAAGATAAAAATGATTTAAACTTAATTAAATCTAGTGATAAGCACCTGTCTGGGTTTAAAAATCTAAAGTATTCAGATGTCAAGCCTCACAGAGTTCTTGACCATTTTTCAACTATGAATAATAATGGCAATAATGTTGATATTGATTCTGAGGTTAAGGCACTTGTGCAAAACCAAATGATGTATCATCTTATGACTAATGTTCAGGCGCATTATTTTAAAAGTATAAATATTGTATTAAAATAA